One Ictalurus furcatus strain D&B chromosome 22, Billie_1.0, whole genome shotgun sequence genomic window, GCAGATGTGACCTGGCAGTCAAACGATACCAGTAGCAGACTACGCTTGTGGGTTTTAAGCAAACAAATGGGTCATGCAAAGCCCCACTGTGGCTTAAACAAGCCCAACCATTTCAGCTCCTTTGGATAGGTAAATATGCACGTGTGCTACATACCTTTCTGAACATGGATGATGTCAGGGTAGTTGGTGAGATGTCCTTGGTACAGTGCGAGGAGATCCATCACCGTGTCCACGTCTTGTTTCGGTTGCTCCACAAAGTAGTCTCCGATGGCTTCGTAAGCCTCGCCGGTGTACGCAATGGCGTGGTTCAGACCGGCCGAGTACGCCTGCTGGTCAAGCTCGAAAGCTTGGCTGAGATACTTAAACGCCTGGCCGACTTTCTGATATTCCTTCTTAAATCCAGTGATCTGTTTCCTCGCAAACTCATTGAGCGTCGCGTTCACCTGGATCACGCTATCGTCCATTTTTTTGGTGAAACCCTTAAATCCGTCGATCTTGCCCTCGACATCTTGGAAGTCGAGCGAGGAGGCCGGCGTGCTGATCGTAAGGAAGAAATTCGCTCCGACCATCTCGTCCTTCTCCGCCTTCCTCTTGCCTTGCTTCCAGCTCTTTTCGTCTGTGCTGCTGCAGGTGAGAAAGTGCTGGAAAACATCACACCTGGCCAGCACCGGGTGGCTCGTCATGTGGTTCATCCACCAGATCAGACCTTTCCTTCTCTTCGAAATGAAATCCTCCTCGAAGCGGCCTGTGGCCTGCTTCTCAGGGATGTGCGGAACAGAAATGACCGGGAACTTCTCGACCAACCGAGCGTACAGCCAGTCAAAATGCTTATATCTTCGGTTCACTGGGTTTTGCGTGTGCGTCGGGGTTAGTTTATACGAGATGTAGCTTTTCATGCCCTTGAATTTCGTCTGCTTGGTCGGATCATCGATGGTACAAAGGAAAGGGTACGGGTTTTCCTGCCACTCGGGGCCATACTGACCCATCACCACACAGATCTTATCGCCATCCTTGACAAACCCGGACGCTTCGCCAAGCACAAACGCCTCGCCTCCTGACTTCACGAAAGTAGAGAACCTGTTAAGGTTCCTGCCAACCGTAGCCGAACTCTTGGCTTGCTGAGCGTTGCCGCCACCTCGGGCCATTGAAGACGTGGTCACCCTGTAGGTGTTGGGTCCGTTGTTTTCGAAATCGTGTAAACCTCTACGCGTGACACCTGGCTCATCAGCCACTGTCGAACTGTCATCCCAGTCATCATCCCAGTCATCATCACTCCCTTGGCTGGCTGGGTAACTCTGCTGGTGCTGCTGCAGTGCAGGTGGTGCTGGGAGGAAACCACTCGTAAAAGTCGACGTATAGCTTTCTGGAGTGTTGTTGACTCTTGCAGAGCCTTGATGCGCGTCCACAGAAGTGCTGTTTAAAGAAGAGGTTATTTCGTTCTTCAGGACCTGTACGTAGGACGCAGGGAAGAGTCCCCTCTGCCCGGTACTGTTCAGTCCTTCCAGCCAGCCCTCAATGTCCTGCTCACTGTACAGACTCACTATCTCATTCTCTTTAACCGATATCTCTCCGGGGTTTTCAGAAGTAAAGTCGTACAACACTTTCGCTCTTAGAGCCGCCATTACAAAACAAATACGCTtaataaagagcagtaaaaagTCTCTGGCTAGTCACCTAGCTAGCGAGCTAACTGTGGTAAATAAACGCGCTAGTTTAATGAACACAAAACAACTCA contains:
- the snx18a gene encoding sorting nexin-18a gives rise to the protein MAALRAKVLYDFTSENPGEISVKENEIVSLYSEQDIEGWLEGLNSTGQRGLFPASYVQVLKNEITSSLNSTSVDAHQGSARVNNTPESYTSTFTSGFLPAPPALQQHQQSYPASQGSDDDWDDDWDDSSTVADEPGVTRRGLHDFENNGPNTYRVTTSSMARGGGNAQQAKSSATVGRNLNRFSTFVKSGGEAFVLGEASGFVKDGDKICVVMGQYGPEWQENPYPFLCTIDDPTKQTKFKGMKSYISYKLTPTHTQNPVNRRYKHFDWLYARLVEKFPVISVPHIPEKQATGRFEEDFISKRRKGLIWWMNHMTSHPVLARCDVFQHFLTCSSTDEKSWKQGKRKAEKDEMVGANFFLTISTPASSLDFQDVEGKIDGFKGFTKKMDDSVIQVNATLNEFARKQITGFKKEYQKVGQAFKYLSQAFELDQQAYSAGLNHAIAYTGEAYEAIGDYFVEQPKQDVDTVMDLLALYQGHLTNYPDIIHVQKGALTKVKESQKHVEEGKMERQQADGIAERCNIISFATLAEIQHFHQIRVRDFKAQMQHYLQQQISFFQKVTGKLEEALRQYDNA